The following proteins are co-located in the Triticum aestivum cultivar Chinese Spring chromosome 1A, IWGSC CS RefSeq v2.1, whole genome shotgun sequence genome:
- the LOC123158202 gene encoding uncharacterized protein, whose product MRGRETPKARSGAATPSCPQSPLRITHDGEFYARLLTRESSLANPSFRYYGAGPAAVPFGWESQPGTPKDATSCCRALPAAVPAITPPPSYHARAVSASSYGDSGRLQGRRSKGAPAGDRSCKCCCGGYRRLKWIKIGFIAAVFRRIALGRSRVSSSPSSSAASVQSSSSSTRWLFSGGSSSCLDEAGAHHYQYYEAPAMAGMLCLGVRPSPWMVKFCGGRREPVWVQGWP is encoded by the coding sequence ATGAGAGGGCGAGAGACGCCCAAGGCTCGCAGCGGCGCGGCGACCCCGAgctgcccgcagagcccgctccgcATCACGCACGACGGCGAGTTCTACGCGCGCCTGCTCACCAGGGAGAGCTCCCTCGCCAACCCCTCCTTCCGCTACTAcggcgccggccccgccgccgtgcCCTTCGGCTGGGAGTCCCAGCCGGGCACGCCCAAGGACGCCACCTCCTGCTGCAGGGCGCTCCCCGCCGCCGTCCCGGCCATCACCCCCCCGCCGTCCTACCATGCGCGGGCCGTCTCGGCGTCGTCGTACGGCGACAGCGGCAGGCTGCAGGGCCGCAGGAGCAAGGGCGCCCCCGCTGGCGACAGGAGCTGCAAGTGCTGCTGCGGCGGCTACAGGAGGCTCAAGTGGATCAAGATCGGCTTCATCGCCGCCGTGTTCCGCCGGATCGCGCTCGGCAGGTCCCGGGTGTCCTCGTCGCCGTCCTCGTCCGCGGCGTCGGTGCAGTCGTCCTCGTCGTCCACCCGCTGGCTCTTCTCCGGCGGCTCGAGCAGCTGCCTGGACGAGGCCGGTGCCCACCACTACCAGTACTacgaggcgccggcgatggcggggaTGCTCTGCCTCGGGGTCCGGCCGAGCCCGTGGATGGTGAAGTTCTGCGGCGGCCGGCGGGAGCCCGTCTGGGTGCAGGGCTGGCCGTAG